Proteins encoded in a region of the Magallana gigas chromosome 8, xbMagGiga1.1, whole genome shotgun sequence genome:
- the LOC105339351 gene encoding E3 ubiquitin-protein ligase TRIM71 — MPFTESQIPFTSQHYLECGIEDCERNCQFYCNDCHQPMCDQCRDEHQRSPKTKNHEVVLFMQRKLRLPVEKCRDHPTREIDIFCDICNIPLCSKCSTMSDHKGHSFTDLETIYTEKAAACREEIPKIQEYFMPTAKELQKDIETEATEIKTIMDAIRSSMRDEAKSLKLLVDEVTSDNIEQVNKMEKSLSEILQNQDKTYQDYISYLEVLTKTLYGYLNSTQLQNNPILSSLSKRLIIRPIPETTKPVYPEFTPAQFSKEDVVKLLGKITVPNTKPENRIIKPIESVSTLLKPTDTQMKQDGKKSGVNQTLFLSSSVTKVKEYIVPGVNGVYHILQGQSGRLWVSDNNGSLVQTDLQGNELHKMQTSARYEGFFAITQDGDLIYTDQANKAINGITFGNTITEIIKTGDWVPLTLHSSHINGDILVGMQNGKGGKVTRYSQTWQEIQNIQRDNNGQDLYCCPEYITENINSDICTSDLRKNALVVVNKSGQHRFSYTGQGSKFYPKGVCTDLLGHIIVCDYHSDTVDLLDQDGQFLCLLLTREQEVLSPYSVFVDEENNLHVGEHYTNKLTVYKYLQ; from the coding sequence ATGCCATTTACTGAGTCCCAAATACCCTTCACATCACAACACTATTTGGAGTGTGGCATCGAAGACTGTGAGAGGAACTGccagttttactgcaatgaCTGTCACCAACCAATGTGTGACCAATGCAGGGATGAACATCAGAGGAGTCCAAAAACCAAGAACCATGAAGTGGTGCTTTTCATGCAACGCAAACTACGACTTCCTGTGGAGAAATGCAGGGATCATCCAACAAGGGAAATTGACATTTTCTGTGACATATGTAATATTCCTCTGTGCTCCAAATGTTCCACAATGTCAGATCACAAGGGACATTCCTTTACCGACTTGGAGACCATCTATACAGAAAAAGCTGCAGCATGTAGAGAAGAAATCCCTAAAATTCAAGAATACTTCATGCCAACTGCAAAAGAGTTGCAAAAGGATATAGAAACAGAGGCGACAGAAATAAAGACAATCATGGATGCCATAAGATCATCCATGAGGGATGAAGCCAAGTCTCTCAAATTATTGGTGGACGAAGTGACATCAGACAATATAGAACAAgttaataaaatggaaaaatcatTAAGTGAGATTCTTCAAAATCAAGACAAAACCTACCAAGATTATATCTCTTATCTTGAAGTACTCACCAAAACATTATATGGATATCTTAACTCTACCCAACTTCAAAACAATCCCATCCTCTCCTCACTTTCTAAACGCCTTATAATCCGACCCATACCAGAGACAACCAAACCAGTTTATCCTGAATTTACTCCTGCTCAATTCAGCAAAGAGGATGTTGTGAAACTTCTTGGTAAAATAACTGTCCCCAACACTAAACCAGAGAACAGAATAATAAAACCCATTGAGAGTGTTTCTACACTGTTGAAACCTACAGATACACAGATGAAACAAGACGGAAAGAAATCTGGCGTGAACCAAACACTGTTTTTGTCTTCCTCTGTCACCAAGGTCAAGGAGTACATAGTACCAGGAGTTAATGgtgtatatcatattttacaagGTCAGTCAGGCAGACTCTGGGTCAGTGATAATAATGGAAGCCTTGTTCAAACAGATCTACAGGGAAATGAGCTACATAAAATGCAAACCAGTGCTAGATACGAAGGTTTTTTCGCAATCACACAGGACGGAGATCTGATCTATACAGATCAAGCCAACAAAGCCATCAATGGGATAACGTTTGGCAATACAATCACTGAAATCATTAAAACAGGAGACTGGGTACCACTCACCCTACACTCCTCCCACATCAATGGGGACATACTGGTGGGGATGCAAAATGGAAAGGGAGGGAAAGTCACCAGGTACAGCCAAACATGGCAAGAAATACAAAACATACAAAGGGACAACAACGGACAGGATCTGTATTGTTGTCCAGAatacatcacagaaaacatcaataGTGATATCTGCACATCAGATTTACGCAAAAACGCTTTGGTGGTAGTGAATAAATCAGGACAACACAGGTTCTCTTACACAGGTCAGGGGTCAAAGTTTTATCCCAAGGGAGTGTGCACAGATCTCCTGGGCCACATCATAGTGTGTGATTACCACAGTGACACAGTTGATCTCCTGGACCAGGACGGTCAGTTCTTGTGTCTACTACTCACAAGAGAACAAGAGGTGCTGTCTCCTTATTCTGTGTTTGTGGACGAAGAGAACAATCTCCATGTGGGGGAACATTACACCAACAAATTGACAGTGTACAAGTATCTTCAGTGA